In Bartonella bovis 91-4, the following proteins share a genomic window:
- the ykgO gene encoding type B 50S ribosomal protein L36 — protein MKIKNSLKALKTRHRHNRLVRRKGRIYILNKTNPRFRARQG, from the coding sequence ATGAAAATTAAAAATTCGCTCAAAGCACTCAAAACACGTCACCGCCACAATCGGTTGGTGCGCCGTAAAGGTCGTATTTATATCCTCAATAAAACCAATCCACGTTTTAGAGCACGTCAAGGTTAA
- a CDS encoding tetratricopeptide repeat protein has translation MFILICVTILFLLSGGNGNIPSFAFTSSTSSPFSPPPSSFSLTPSLSLASLSTSSSLSPSSFTPTLVVSATSSPSSPFEEPSPQSLLPLDDLIPNQSSTTSREPDAATTVLEDQKSTYHSHAHRTKQRKEKEIVRLLKELKYCANAKEAKTISQQIQRLWAQSGSETIDLLMTWAEQGISEENYGLALDYLDTAIALSPTYAEAWSRRAWIHIQLSDFKLAMLDLHHALQLEPRNYIAFFELGIVMEATQRPELAIKAYETALTFYPQMQKVQNRIDILLSKNSDQNI, from the coding sequence ATGTTTATTTTGATCTGTGTCACCATTCTTTTTTTGCTTTCTGGCGGTAATGGGAACATTCCTTCATTCGCGTTTACCTCATCCACTTCTTCCCCATTTTCACCTCCTCCATCCTCATTTTCGCTCACTCCATCTCTATCCCTTGCATCTCTATCCACATCGTCTTCACTTTCACCCTCTTCGTTTACACCTACTCTTGTTGTTTCTGCGACATCTTCCCCATCTTCACCGTTTGAAGAGCCTTCCCCACAATCGCTTCTACCGCTGGATGACCTCATCCCGAATCAATCATCAACAACATCTCGTGAACCAGATGCAGCCACAACTGTTTTAGAAGATCAAAAATCGACATATCACAGCCACGCTCATCGAACTAAACAGCGTAAAGAAAAAGAAATTGTACGCTTACTGAAAGAATTAAAATACTGTGCCAATGCAAAGGAAGCTAAAACTATAAGTCAGCAAATTCAAAGGTTATGGGCACAATCTGGTAGTGAAACCATTGACCTTTTGATGACATGGGCTGAACAAGGCATTAGTGAAGAAAATTATGGCCTTGCCTTAGATTATCTTGACACAGCAATTGCACTTTCCCCCACTTACGCTGAAGCCTGGAGCAGACGTGCATGGATACATATTCAATTAAGTGACTTCAAACTAGCAATGCTAGACCTTCATCACGCTCTTCAACTTGAACCACGCAATTATATTGCGTTTTTTGAGCTTGGAATCGTCATGGAAGCCACACAAAGACCAGAGCTTGCCATTAAAGCCTACGAAACAGCTTTGACATTTTACCCACAAATGCAAAAAGTTCAAAACCGCATTGACATACTTTTAAGCAAAAACTCCGATCAAAATATCTGA
- a CDS encoding 5-formyltetrahydrofolate cyclo-ligase, whose amino-acid sequence MLTTSQCLQSISSDRSHLRALGISRRNALCAHQRTTFSHRACSHIAHYLEKMMGDCSHTILAGYWPIHSEIDPRPLFDFVLSRGGHVALPAVIDETTMVFRTFTPTTQLEPMRFNTFGPSANNAVVTPTIIIVPLCAFDSQCHRLGYGAGYYDRTIEQLQKDDHRAHLWGLSFSCQEVESIPERKHDLVLQKIFTEKGFIER is encoded by the coding sequence ATGCTCACAACCTCCCAATGTTTGCAGTCTATTTCATCTGATCGATCACATTTGCGTGCTCTTGGTATATCGCGTCGTAATGCTCTTTGTGCACATCAGCGCACAACCTTTTCGCACCGTGCCTGTTCTCACATCGCACATTATCTTGAAAAAATGATGGGGGATTGTTCACATACAATTCTTGCCGGCTATTGGCCAATCCACTCAGAAATAGACCCACGCCCTTTGTTTGATTTTGTCTTATCACGTGGAGGGCATGTGGCACTGCCCGCTGTAATAGATGAAACAACTATGGTTTTTCGAACATTTACACCAACAACACAGCTAGAACCCATGCGGTTTAATACATTTGGTCCCAGCGCCAACAATGCAGTTGTCACTCCCACCATAATCATTGTGCCACTTTGTGCGTTTGACAGCCAGTGTCACCGCCTTGGTTATGGCGCAGGCTACTATGACCGCACTATTGAACAGCTTCAAAAAGATGACCATCGTGCGCATTTATGGGGCTTAAGCTTCTCGTGTCAAGAAGTGGAGTCTATCCCTGAAAGAAAGCATGACCTTGTTTTGCAGAAAATTTTCACAGAAAAGGGTTTTATAGAACGCTAA
- a CDS encoding TIGR00282 family metallophosphoesterase yields MLKTLMRFLFLGDIVGQIGCATVCHTLPKLIEHWQLDCVVVNGENASHGFGITQEVYQNLLAAGADVITTGNHAFHHKETLEFATYSNRFLRPANFIQGTPGKGSCFITAKNGAQVLVANILGSVFMPCSTDDPFEAAEKIVSACPLREQADAIIVDFHAEATSEKQCFSHFLDGRVSVIVGTHTHIPTADAQILEGGSAYLSDAGMCGDYNSSLGMDKEEPLYRFLYKKKRGHYEPAQGAITLCGFAVELSDRTGLAQHVSAVRLGPRLKNEIPDFWEALPDDFQV; encoded by the coding sequence ATGCTTAAAACGCTTATGCGATTTTTATTTTTAGGAGACATTGTGGGGCAAATAGGTTGCGCCACTGTTTGTCACACACTCCCCAAACTCATTGAACATTGGCAGCTTGACTGTGTTGTTGTAAATGGTGAAAATGCTTCTCATGGCTTTGGCATCACGCAAGAGGTGTACCAAAACCTCTTAGCAGCAGGTGCTGACGTTATCACCACAGGCAATCACGCTTTTCACCATAAAGAAACCTTAGAATTTGCCACTTATAGTAACCGTTTTTTACGTCCTGCCAATTTTATCCAAGGCACGCCTGGTAAAGGGTCTTGCTTCATAACAGCAAAAAATGGAGCACAAGTCCTTGTTGCCAATATTTTGGGAAGCGTTTTTATGCCATGTAGCACCGATGACCCATTTGAAGCAGCTGAAAAGATTGTTTCCGCCTGCCCTTTGCGTGAACAGGCAGACGCTATCATAGTTGATTTTCACGCAGAAGCAACAAGTGAAAAGCAATGTTTTAGCCATTTTCTTGACGGTCGTGTCAGCGTTATCGTAGGAACCCATACACATATCCCCACAGCTGATGCACAGATTTTAGAAGGAGGCAGCGCGTATTTATCAGACGCAGGAATGTGCGGAGATTACAATTCCTCGCTTGGAATGGATAAGGAAGAACCTTTATACCGTTTTCTTTATAAGAAAAAACGAGGTCACTATGAACCCGCGCAAGGCGCCATAACACTTTGTGGATTTGCTGTCGAACTCTCAGATCGCACAGGCCTTGCACAACATGTCTCAGCCGTACGCTTAGGCCCCCGTTTAAAAAATGAGATTCCAGATTTTTGGGAAGCTTTGCCCGACGACTTTCAAGTGTAA
- the murA gene encoding UDP-N-acetylglucosamine 1-carboxyvinyltransferase: protein MDSIKIIGGNTLQGVIPISGAKNAALPLMIAALLTEETLILDNVPHLSDVELLIRILNNHGVGYAVEGRKFHKDCANSRTIHFTAKTITSTCAPYELVTKMRASFWVIGPLLARCGEASVSLPGGCAIGTRPVDFILDGLKCLGAQITIERGYVHATAPQGLKGAQYQFPKITVGGTHIMLMAATLAQGKTVLKNAACEPEVANLIQALNAMGANITGEGTSTLTIHGVEKLHGARIGVIPDRIEAGTYAMAVAMTGGQVLLKHANPDHLIKVLEVLQKTGLTIKHKPDGLEIIRDHEQTITPVDVTTAPFPAFPTDLQAQFMALMVCAQGCARITETVFENRFMHVQELVRLGAHITLDGSTAIIHGTNHLQGAQVMATDLRASVSLVIAALAAQGETTVGRVYHLDRGFERLEEKLSNCGANIQRITT, encoded by the coding sequence ATGGATTCAATTAAAATTATTGGAGGAAATACACTTCAGGGGGTTATTCCTATTTCAGGTGCTAAAAATGCTGCTTTGCCTTTGATGATTGCGGCATTGCTTACCGAGGAGACATTGATTTTAGATAATGTTCCTCATTTGAGCGATGTTGAGCTTTTGATTCGAATTTTGAATAATCATGGTGTCGGTTATGCTGTTGAAGGGCGCAAATTTCATAAAGATTGTGCCAATTCAAGAACAATTCATTTTACTGCAAAAACAATCACATCAACGTGTGCCCCTTATGAACTTGTTACAAAAATGCGTGCAAGCTTTTGGGTTATCGGGCCTTTGCTGGCACGGTGTGGGGAAGCAAGTGTTTCATTGCCTGGGGGATGTGCTATTGGAACAAGGCCGGTTGATTTTATTCTCGATGGGCTCAAATGTTTGGGTGCACAAATTACAATCGAAAGGGGGTATGTGCATGCAACCGCACCCCAGGGATTAAAAGGTGCCCAGTACCAATTCCCTAAAATCACTGTTGGGGGAACGCACATTATGCTGATGGCTGCTACTTTGGCACAGGGCAAAACCGTTCTCAAAAATGCAGCTTGTGAACCTGAAGTGGCCAATCTCATTCAAGCACTCAATGCAATGGGGGCTAATATCACCGGGGAAGGTACTTCAACCCTTACAATCCATGGGGTTGAAAAATTGCACGGTGCACGCATTGGTGTGATTCCTGATCGAATCGAAGCAGGGACCTATGCAATGGCTGTGGCAATGACTGGTGGGCAGGTGTTGTTAAAACATGCAAATCCCGATCATCTCATTAAAGTGCTTGAAGTTCTGCAAAAAACAGGGCTCACTATTAAACACAAACCAGATGGTCTTGAAATTATCCGCGATCATGAACAAACGATTACGCCGGTTGATGTTACAACTGCTCCTTTTCCTGCTTTCCCAACCGATCTTCAAGCACAATTTATGGCCTTGATGGTTTGTGCTCAAGGGTGTGCGAGGATTACTGAAACCGTTTTCGAAAATCGGTTCATGCATGTGCAAGAATTGGTGCGCTTGGGTGCCCACATTACGCTCGATGGAAGTACAGCCATTATTCATGGAACCAATCATTTGCAAGGAGCACAAGTAATGGCTACAGATCTACGTGCTTCCGTTTCTCTTGTTATTGCTGCACTTGCTGCACAAGGAGAGACAACTGTCGGTCGCGTTTATCATCTTGATCGTGGGTTTGAACGGTTGGAAGAAAAATTGTCTAATTGTGGGGCCAATATTCAACGTATAACGACTTGA